CTGTTGAGGACAAATGTTTGGGCTGTGGTAGACTTTTTCTGAGAAGGTATGCGTTACATTGACCTCGTTCGGGAGCATCACATCCATGATGCTTTGTGGGTAAATGGTgattgactgatctacaaataacaataagtagttatttatgatgcaaggggATTTGTAGATTAGTCGGTCAGCAGATCGCCTGCACTGTTGGTTGCAATGTCGAAAAAGCCCATTAACTTCTGGGAGAACAATTTATTTGACATATTCGTTTTATTGCAGACTTTACAAAAACACAATGACATTGAAATGTGCACAGAGAAACGTCAACCAGTCACCCATTTCTTGGCATTCCAAAATACTATTACTGTAAATTACTGGTTGTTGCTCTCTATAGAAAAAGAAAATATGATTCATGTAATTACAAAGGGGTCTTTATATTCCAAACCCCACAAGGCCTAGTCTAGTGCAAAATCAGTTGAGAACTTCACAGATTGTGGTTATGCCTTCTCTATTAGCCTATAGGCCTAGACATGTCATTTTCTGACCAGCCTCACACAGTTAaacaaaaataaatcaaatttaaaCAAGGATGAAAAGATATGGAAGAGAGGTGGATAGCTACTAATGTGACAATCAACAGTTGCACAGTCACAATGAATGAACTACACTGTATTTGAAAGGTTCAAGGGGAAATTTCTCCACCTAGTGGTTAACAAAAAAGAAACGCTGAAATATACTGAAGGATGATCAACTTTTCAAACTTGTACCTCGATTGAAGGTCAATTATttgtatacatactgtatatggctCTTGAACACACTTTTAAATGATATCAGGACATGTTTACACATCTAATATGGAGCTAAAAGACTTTGACTTTGAACATTTTGCAGATTCACATTTTGTAGGCACTTTTGCATAGCTCTTCATTATTTGTACCTGAGTGCATACAACCCTCTGTAATTATTGGTCTAAGCGTCTGTTGAATGGAGAGAAATCAGTTATTTTGGCACAGCTGTCCCTTGTTTCTGTTTGTATGCCATCAGGATTAAACACATAGAAAACAGTTGCTCCTGCTATATTTGAAGGTGATATAATGCACAATGGATTCCATTGCAGGGATGTGTGTCACAATTTCACTTTCCAAACAACATGACAGCTGCAAATAACCTCCGTCACTGGATGCCAGGGATCGGGGCAACACTGTTTGGTCAGACCCCTGAGGATAGGGTATTGTCCTCCTATGACagcagtgtgtgcatgtgtgtgtttttgtgcatgcGTGTTTACATTTGCAAGCTTGTAAATGTTTGTGTTATTATAATGGGCAGCTGGACAGACAGTGGGACAGTTTTTAGCATAGTGAATGTGCAAGTTTAAAGTACAATATTCTCAGACTTTAAAGGTACTTTAAAACATCAAAAACATACAATGCAATTATCTGTtatttatttgaaggctttttcCACACAGTGATTTAAAAGGTATATTTATATTTTGCTTCCATGTCAATATTTGATCAACGTTATGAAAGTCCACGTTTCAAGCTTGGCCAACCACTTGTTGCTCTAACAAAAACAACCAGTTCTCCCAGCACCAACGGTCACAGTCTCAAAGCTCAGTCCAATATGCAGAAGTTCTCAAGATCCATTCAACCCACTCCCAGGGAGCTTACAGATCCCAATGTCTTTCTTCCTGTAGTGCTCATGGAGTCCTAGGCCAGGCAATCTTCCACAGTTTCCCCAGATTTGGGCTGAATGGAGCCCTTCACTTGGAGTTTGCTAACACATCCATCTTTAGCCCCCGTGTCTGCCTTGCCTgctccccttctctgtctctggctGGGTATATAGACCCAGCCTGCTCCACTCTCCTCTAAGCAGggcatttctctctctgtgtgtctgaaagtcctctccctccacaccttctaagcccctctctgtctctctctctccgtctgtctggtTCTACACGGCCAGGTCGTCTGGTCGAACCCGGCTGCTGGTGCTGCTGATCTTACTGAGACTCTGTTTGTCCTTCAGGTACGCGGTATGCAGTAAGGGTGGCGCAGAGCACCCGCTGGGCATCTCCCCTGGCACCTGGGTGTAGTTCATCCTCAGGaaacctccctctccctccaggtCGTCATGGGAATGGTGACGCTCGGTGGCCATGTTGACGGAGTTCTGCTGGTgcgccattctgttgttgaagGGGTGAGGAGGCATGGAGTTCATGGGGTTCACAGGGGCCAAGGGGGTCATTGTCCCCGACAACACCAAGCACTGGCGGAAGTCAGGGGGAGGGGTGCAGCCTGGGGAGTTGTGACTGGTTGGGTTGTCGGCGTCCCTGGTGAAGGGGATTGCCACAGCATTATGAGTGGTGTTTTTGAGGGAGGCACGAGTGCGTCTGCACTTCCTGTACCGCCTGTAGGCCAGGTGGTAGAGCTCgaccacagagaggaggagggagacacctgCCACCACCAGCATGAAGACGATGAATACGTTCTTTTCTGTTGGCCGGGACATGTAGCAGTTGACTGGGTTGGGGCAGGGCCAGGCCTTGCAGTGGTACAGAGCCCTGAGGAAGACTCCATAGATCATGTACTGGACCACGATGAAGATCACCTCCATCACAGTGCGGATCAGGATGCTCAGAATGTACGTGGATAACAGCGCCCCCCGCAGGCGAACTCGCCCAGATGCCTCCAGCACCTTCCCACAATCCCTCTGCTGGAGATACACCTTCTCCCCCGATacgctccccccctctcccttctcctcctcctcctccatcccctctgtcTTCTCCTGCTCCCTCCTTTTTCGTTTCTCATCCCTCCGCACTATGTGCATGGCGTGACCCATGTAGATCAGTGATGGTGTGGACACGAAGACGATCTGTAGGACCCAGTAGCGGATGTGTGCGATAGGAAACGCCCGGTCATAACAGACGTTGGTACAACCAGGCTGCTGGGTGTCGCACAGGAAGTCACTCTGTTCGTCTCCCCATGAGGACTCAGCGGCTGTGCCCAGCACCAGGATCCTGAAGATGAAGAGGACGGTGAGCCACACCTTCCCCACCGACGTGGAATGTTCCTGAACTTCCTCCAGGAAGTTCCCCAGAAGACTCCAGTCCCCCATGTCTGTTCACTCGTCACTGGTCACTGGCACacctgagagaggaggagagggagagagaaagatagagaggggcagggtatgggtaaaggagagagagagaaatgggtcaaggagggagggagagaatggagaagagatAGAAAGATAGGTAGTGAAGAAAGAAAATGGGCAGAGTAAAGAAAGGAGACAAAATGTAGATTATGATCGACCATGACAGCCTGGAGACCCCTTATCCTGGTGATAAaatgaccagtgtgtgtgtggcatggtATAAATAGCCTGTGATCAGCCTGGAGACTTGGACACGACACAACGGCCTGAGAATGAACCTTTCCcacatcacacacaaacacaatgtatGTTTTATGGCATTTCGAAGTAAATAGTGAGGTCGTTTCTGAGAAATTGTATTTGGATGTTTTTGTTGCTATCCCTGACACTGACCCATTATAACCCAGATAATATATGACAGACAGAGCGATTGATGGACCATAGGGCAGCACAAGGATAGGAGCTAATCGTTCCTAATGTTACAAATGGAATTCTGTGACAATCTTCATCATCTCCAGAGCACCTGGCAACAGTCCTCGGTCACCATGTTTGAACCGGTTAATTGACGTCTTTGATGTTTGATGTTTTTCACTCTCTCTACACTTTCCATCTCTAAGTTCCACTCCTCCTGTGAtttatatgtgtgtgcgtgtgtgtgtgtgtatgtttatgtgtgcctgtttgtatgtgtgcgtgtgtgcgtgtgcatgtgatGTTGCCCCTTGACCTCAGTGTGAGAGTTAGGGTGAGACCCCAAAATGGCAGTGACAGGCTGGTGTGTGTCTAATACCCCTATAAGGCATCTCAGTGGACAGCTTTGTGGGTGTCATAAACGCCCCAATCATCCAAGGGTTAAACCAATCCATCAGTCCTCAACAGGAaacatcagagagacagagagctgtctAAATATATACCCAGAGCACGATTTAGGATGGCAATGAGTAACTAATAACAACGAGTTAGAGCAGAAAGGATGACGGTAGAACAGTCTGAGAGTTTTTTCCACCATTTCAGCCTCAGACTCACTTGTACTACTAAGTACACACTGAGTGAACTAATCTGAATTTTACTACAAATACTTTACTACAAATACCTCCACCCACACACgcatacaaatacacacaaacatatcTTACCGTGTGTGTCATATCCCATTGATAGTTATCCATAAAGCTGGTTTGAAATGTTAGTTGAAATTCTCTTAGAACATGATTAAGACTGAACGTTGAGTAGGACACTGGCTCCATCTTATctgcctctctcaccctccctgtgAAGTGACCATGACCATGAGACGTTTTGCAGTTCTCTCTCCCTGGTTTATGGCAGCAGGATGGAAACCGGGTGGTGCTCCAAGCAGAGTCAGTGCTCTTATCCCCCCAGGCGGATTGCGTttcagggaggggagaggggtgaggaggggaggggaggggagaggttcAATGAGACTGGAACACTGGAAAAAGCACCACTATGAGAACAGGAGAGGGGAAATGTTAGCGGTGTCCATCCATGCCTTGAGCTCAGAACTGATATGTAGGAGAGTTAGCTAAGCTAGAACCCTTAAATTCCATGCTCCCTAAATGCTCGCAAAGTAATTGAATTCGCCACAGGGTCTTTAAAAAAACTCTCAATATCCAACTATCAAATCAACACAGCTTTGGCTAGCTATAATGCTTTCTTGGCATTAGATAATGTGTGTACAGCAAGCCACAAAAAAACAGGTGTAGCTAGCCTAGACAAGAGGAAGGGAGTGAGAGCCTGGCCTTAACAATAGCAGGAGGTAGGAGTTAAAACAGTCATGTTGCTACCAGGCTGGACTGACAACGGGTTTCCTCACAAGTTTACAACACAACCTACAGGCTGTCTAGCCTTGCTGGTCAACATTAGCTACATTATTAGGACCATGATGAAGTCAGAAGTATACATAGACTCCTATAGACTAATGTTGTGCTTAGTTAGTTGAAGTAAGTTATGGTATGTTCAGACAAAGTTTGCTCAAAGTGGTGAGGTCGTCTTTTGTTATTGTTCTTCATTCTGTGTCTTGAGCATTCCAGTAAGCTTTAGACCCGCACCCTTAAGAGTCACTCTTGATATTTCTGACTATGTTTATTTCTCAGactttattttaattattttttgttCCCAGACAGAGTTGGCATGGTCAGTCAGAGGAGGGTAAGAGGGGTGAGAGGTAGAAGCACGGCCACCGGGGGCACAGACCTGTCACTGGAGCAATTAttagtctgtcagtctgtctggacaaacacacatacacaccggcAGTAGAGTGGTGGGAACGGAATCTTAGCTACACTGAGAAACGGGGACAGAGCGGATATCTCAATCGGTTGGAGTAGGCCCGAGCGGTCTCAGTGTCTGCCTCCTTTACTTTACTTCCTGTTCTTATTCTCAGAGGAAGCAATCCAAAACAATATGATTTCCTAAAGACAAGCCACTTAAAAGGAAACCTCCCTCTTAATAACTCGTAGTTGAGAAGAGAGCTAATTTGATATGAATGGAAAAGGAGGAGTGGTGGAGCTGGATGAGAGGAGTTATTGTTTTTTAGAAAGTGGTTGGCTGAAGGTAAGACAGTTTTGTTTAAATACAATGGGGAGGGATGCACTGCATTGAAAAATATGTTAACAAAAATGACAAGTTTTACGTATGTGTTATTACTAGTCAAAAGAGAAGTTCCAGTCATTTGTCCTGATGTATACATAGCACCACCTGGTATCTTCCCATCTTTGTCGTCACATCTGAGATTGTTCCATTCCCAGATGCCCAGTAATAAATAGGGATTTACTGTAATACACTGGTAGCACCATGGATCATCTGTACACTGTCATAGCTGTCGTATTGGTTTATAATATCTGTCTCCGAGTAATGGGCTATGAGGTATGTAACACTGAGCACACTGGGTATTGCACATCACTCAGCTACGTCTCTTTGACATTGATCAGAGCACAGGGGACGTTACAGAGCAGGTAGGCAGATGAGCCAATAGGCTGCGTCGGCATGGAGAGAGTCTGTGGTCTGTATTGTactatatagagaaagagagttatTGTCAATAAAAGAGAGTAAGATAATCCTGTATgtttagagatggagggatggggttgTGGTTGGACAGTAGGCCTACACACTTTGCATTGAGTGAGGTTGCACTTCATTTAGTGAACACACTGTAAACGGAGGGCTACAGAGGATTGGAAAAGTGGGTGTCATGACTTAACTCTTACCATAGGGACCTGTAGTGGagcagcctatagacagagagtGGATCAGGAAATaacaagagagacacacagagtgatGTGGACAACCTGTGGTCCaatatagtagaggtagaatctTGGCTGGTATTTACAGCCGTTTATACATACATGGACATTGAGTTGACCTAGGCTGGAGAGCAGCCAGGCTGTATTCCTTAGAGATGAAATGGCTAGCAAACTGCATTGCTAGTGTGTGTTGGTGACTGCTGTTCCACTGCAGTGCAGCTACagacccagcagcagcagcagggctAACAAAGCCATTGGAATGAATGCAGTGTGTTCTCTCcatgcagggcagggcagggcaggcagcaacacaacaacaataaATCCTGTCTGacgcctctcctctctgcctgggCTCAAAGCATTGCCTTAGAGGGCAGTTAGTCCTTCTCCAGCTGGAGAGCCACCACTCCAAATGCTGAGTGTAAGACTTTTTTCTGCGCTAACAAGTGACGTTTAACAAGTGATGACTCACTTGAAAACCCTAACCCACAACCCCAGTTAGTCCTCTATCAAGTCTTCAATGCTCTATCTTTGCTTACCACAGGTATATAGACTCCCGCAAGAGTACTATCAGAACTGGTCGGTCTACCATACTGAACTAAATGAGAGAAAAGTGATCCCCTCACACCGACAAGTCAATTAGAAAACTTTACACAGGCTTGTTGAGAGAAATCAGTCTTGCTACAAAACAGCCACCCCCCTCCATACCCTATTCTTTCCAACCCCTTCCCATCACAACCCTGTTCTCCCTCCCAATCTCCCCCACCCATAATCCccaatctctccctcctctcatgtATCCACCAGATGAGAACAACAGGGGGCAGGGTTGATTTATACACATACTCCCTTTAATGCTATCAGTAGTCTGACCAACTGACGTGCACCTTTTCTGTTCTTATAGAggacaacactatatataacaacaacatacagtatataacagcaaaaatatatataactagAATATATATAACAAGAATATCCAGTATATAACAACAATATATAGAACAACAATATAGATAACAACagtagatttatttattttatttaactaggcaagtcagttgaagaacaaattcttattttcaatgacgacctaggaacagtgggttaactgcatgttcaggggcagaatgacagatttgtaccttgtcaggtcaggggtttgaacttgcaaccttccggttactagtccaacgctctaaccactagtctacccagGCAGCAGCAATAACAACAATATATAGGAAAAACAACAATATATATAACAAGAATATCCAGTATATAACAACAATATATAGAACAACAATATGTAGAACATCAAAATATAgaacaacaatatacagtatttaacaacaatatacagtatataacaacaATATATAGAACAACAATATGTAGAACATCAAAATATAgaacaacaatatacagtatttAACAACAATAAATAGACCAACaatgtacagtaccattcaaaagttgggACAAATCTATTCATGCATGGGTTTttcttttgactattttctactttgtagaataatagtgaagacatcaaaactatgaaataacatatatggaatcatgggttgaatatatttggatttgtttaacacttttttggtatctacatgattccatatgtgttatttcatagtgttgatgccttcactattattctacaacgtagaaaatagtcaaaataaagaaaaacccttaaatgagtagggaTGTcctacttttgactggtactgtttataacaaaaatatatataacaacaatatacagaacaacaatatataacacaacaatatacagtatataacaacaacatatataacaacaatatacagtatataacaacaTTATACG
The genomic region above belongs to Oncorhynchus mykiss isolate Arlee chromosome 3, USDA_OmykA_1.1, whole genome shotgun sequence and contains:
- the LOC110520452 gene encoding gap junction alpha-5 protein: MGDWSLLGNFLEEVQEHSTSVGKVWLTVLFIFRILVLGTAAESSWGDEQSDFLCDTQQPGCTNVCYDRAFPIAHIRYWVLQIVFVSTPSLIYMGHAMHIVRRDEKRKRREQEKTEGMEEEEEKGEGGSVSGEKVYLQQRDCGKVLEASGRVRLRGALLSTYILSILIRTVMEVIFIVVQYMIYGVFLRALYHCKAWPCPNPVNCYMSRPTEKNVFIVFMLVVAGVSLLLSVVELYHLAYRRYRKCRRTRASLKNTTHNAVAIPFTRDADNPTSHNSPGCTPPPDFRQCLVLSGTMTPLAPVNPMNSMPPHPFNNRMAHQQNSVNMATERHHSHDDLEGEGGFLRMNYTQVPGEMPSGCSAPPLLHTAYLKDKQSLSKISSTSSRVRPDDLAV